In Ruminiclostridium josui JCM 17888, the genomic window TTTGGCTTACATACCACCCATCTGCATGCCGGAGGTCTGCTCTGGCAACTCAGAAGAGGGATTATCCTGAGTAAGTGCCTGGTTTCGGTTCATATCCAGCGCCTGTGCAGCAGTGTTTTCCGTGACTACTTCAATTGCCATGTTTTTATCTCCAATCTCTGCGACTTTTCCTTTTTTACTATTAAGAGTTTTTTGATTATCCGGTTGATCAATGCGCCTTTTCCGCTGCTGCTTATAGGTAAAAGCTGGCTCAATTCCTTCAAGGTCCTTGCGCCTTTTTACCTTGTACCTGTCGTTGTCCTCTTTATACAGGTAGTACCAGTCTTCATCATAGCTATACACTCCCACCACGCCGGTGGCGCTCCCGGCCTTGTAAATCAGTTGATACTTAAAAAGAGGATTGGAATCGCATACAACCCTAATCAGGTCAAGCTTTAATTCCTCCGTAGCTACCACCTCCGGCACAGGAAGTAAAAAACACCGGCGGTTTATTCCGGTGTTTTAATACTCCCTGTGAATTTTTATTTCGTTTTGTATTCTTCTGTTTCATCTACATGAAGAAATCCCTTAACTGCAGACTCAACAATACCCGAAGTTGCAAGGGATACAGGCGTGTCCCCTTTGAATAAAAACCCATCACGTATAGAATAGTTTTCCGGCAGTCCTGTATTGGCCTGGGATTCTATGATTTTTTCTATGTCCAAAAAAATCACCTCTTGATATTAATTCGGTGGCAAAAAAACAGCCACCCGGCTGTTATTGGATTTATAGGCTCATGTCTTGTATACTTGACTGTTTCAGTGCCGGTGCTTGAAAATCAATCTCCTTGAAGCCAAAGCGGTCTACATAGTAAAAGGTGCTGCCGCTGTCGTCATAAAGCTCAATAATGTCCGACATGGACAGGGAGTGTCCTTGGTAATCGGGCGGGTGGTTTAAGTTGAATTTTTCATAGATGGCATCAAGATCGTTGGTTTCCAGCTGTCCGTCATACACCACGCGGTAGTTTTCCGGATTCGGCTCGCCAAACCGCTCCAGCAGCTCATCATAGCCGATGAATTTCATCATGACATCCACTTCCGGCTTTAGCTGGTGGATGCGGCAGGCTTTCAGAATCGGCGCGTTGCCGTCCATGTCAGGCTTGCTGTTTGCCAGCCGGTCGTACACGCCGTCTGTCCATTGCACGGTAAGCCCTTTCTTCACTGTAAGATAATCCTTTAATTCCTCACAATGAAATATGGGATCGACCACCGCCTTGCCGCCGTCCACATACCCTGCGGTATTGCCGTAAAAGAGGATGCGGTCTTTTTTTATGCTGATGCCGTTCACTCAGATCCCTCCTTTGATTTGCATACCATTCAGGCTATTCGAAGTAGTACTTGACCGAATAGGTGATATTTGACTTGTTGTACATGCAGTTGTGGTTGGTGTAATAGTAAAATTCCAAATTGCTGTAGATGCCAGAAGCCAGAGTTCTGCTGAAGGTGATACCATTGGTGGTTGTCTGGTAGTCCAGCTGATCCCATTGGCGGGTATTCTTGTTATATCCCCGCACCCGGCCATAGTCGCTTCCGCTGTGGCCGCTGACTGGAGGAACCGTGAAGGTGTACTCAGTGATGGTTGCTCCTTCAATGCCATTTTCCAGAATAACGGATTCGGGACCAGTCAAGGTCATACCGCCGCCATTGGTGGAATCGGCCACAAAGAATACGATGGCCGTCCAGGGAGATTCTGCCCCGGCGGCGTCCACCGCTTTGACACGGACAGTATTTTTGCCTAACGGATATGTGGATGTTTGAGCCGGTCTGCCCTCCCACACGTAGGTGATGGCGTCTCCATCCGGGTCGGTGGACGATGCCGTGATGGTGACGGGCGTGCCGGGCGGAACGCTGTTGCCGTTTGGCGTTCTGGTGATAACCGGGGTACTTGGCGCTGAATTGGCAACGGTAAAGTTGATATCCGTCCACTCGGAATACGCACCGTAAGCATCCTTTGCTCTGACCTTTACGGTGTGGGAGCCGACAGCATAGTAACCGTCCGCACTGTGACCTGTATATTCATAGGTGACTGCATCTCCATCGGGATCGCTGGCGGAAACTGTAAAATTCACAAGGAATTTATGATCCTTAACGGTCCTTGTCACCGTTGCACTGGCGGTCGGCGCATTAGGTGCGGCATTGGTGACTGCTATGCTCTCAGAATGGGTGAACACCCTGCCTGCATCATCAGTGACGCTGGCAGTCAAGGTATAGGTTCCTGTAGTATTTATGACAATGCTGCCGCCACTGTTTGTGAGGCTCCCTGTAAAGCTTGCCGCATTGCCATCCTTGGAAAGCGACCATACAATGCTCTTGCCCTCCAAGCCAGACACATTTCGCATGGACACCTGAAAGGCCGTACCTGCATGAACGGATGATGGGAGCGTAAAGGAACACTGTGCTATTGGCTTTACGGCAACTGTATCAGACATAAAAGTAAAGCTGCGGTTGTTCTTATCCGTTGCGACCGCAATGATCTTTACGGCAATGGTCTTGTCCGTACTGATGCTTATCTCGCCGCCGCTGTTTGACAATGTGCCGCTGGCATAATCGGTATAGGGTAAGGCAGCGCCGCCGTTTACCGAAATGCTCCAGGTGATATTAAGACCATCAAGATCTCTTCCGCTGACTGCGACAGGAATGTCTTCCCCGCCGTAAGAAAGCGGCGGCAGGGTAATCAGCATTTCCGGTATCGGGTATATGGTAATGGCGCTGCTGTCAGAAAAGGCTCTGCCAAGAGCGTCTGTCATGGTAACAGTCAGCGTATAGCTCCCTTTTTCCACAAAGGTGATGGTACCTCCCTCACCGGAAAGACTGCCGCTGGCATAGTCGGTATAGGGTGCAGCATCACCGCCATTTGCTGAAATACTCCAAGCGGTATTAAGGTTGTCAAGATAGTTTCCGCTGATAGCGACGGAGACAGCTTCACCCGCATAGGATACCTGCGGCAGTGTAAGCTGTATTTCCGGAATCGGGTGCACGCTAACGGCGCTGCTGTATGAAAAAGTTCTGCCGAGGGCATCGGTCATGGAGGCAGTCAGCACATATTCGCCTTCCTCAGTAAAACGAATTTTTCCTCCCTGGGCGTTGAGCGAACCTTCCACATATTCCGCCAGCTTTACCGCTTTGCCGTCTTTGGTAACGACCCATTCAATGGGCAGAACGCCGATGTTTCCTATTGTTCTAAGGTCGATGGTTCTGTCCGTGTAGGTTGCCTCCGACAGCTCGAACCGGATGTCAAGCACAGGATGCACCTCAGTCTTATTTTCATACTCAAAGAGGAACACCCGGCCTGTGGCATCGGCCACCCTCGCCACCAGCTCGTAAACTCCGGCGTGTTTAAAGCGAATGGTGCCGCCGTTGTTATTCAGCTTGCCATCTACATAAGTCGACCAATCCTGAAAACCATAGGTATTGTCTACCATCCACTCAACGGTTAAAGCATCCATTTCCTCTGCGGTTGTTGTGACAGGGATGGCGGTATCGGTATGCGCCGTGGCAGGCAGGCTGAATGAAAAACTTGGGACGGGATAGACCGTCACCGCCGAGGTATAGCTGTAGGTTCTGCCTGCTCCATCCGTAAAGGATGCTTTCAGTACATATTCACCTTTGGAAATAAAGCGGATAGAACCGCCATCATTGGTCAGCTCGCCTTGGATCGCCTCACTTAGTGCAACCGGCTTTCCGTCCTTGGTCAGGGTCCACACTGCCATAGCCGTGTCAATATTTTGAAAGTTGGCTTCAACGGCAACAAAGGTATCCGTATGGGTGATTTC contains:
- a CDS encoding YodL domain-containing protein, yielding MNGISIKKDRILFYGNTAGYVDGGKAVVDPIFHCEELKDYLTVKKGLTVQWTDGVYDRLANSKPDMDGNAPILKACRIHQLKPEVDVMMKFIGYDELLERFGEPNPENYRVVYDGQLETNDLDAIYEKFNLNHPPDYQGHSLSMSDIIELYDDSGSTFYYVDRFGFKEIDFQAPALKQSSIQDMSL
- a CDS encoding S-layer homology domain-containing protein; this encodes MKQKSKKIWLMVLVLSFLLCGSVYAGTLIFPDIAGHWAEQTIIRLVEKGVIKGYPDGTIRPDDTITRGEFAALLARNLEIDTTETEKEPPTFDDIDGHWSEKNIEALVDVCLLDPADYDGSLKPDEPITRIEIIKMLVRAIGKGEVAKQFSGNTGFKDDEAIKNSDKGYVSIAKEDDLISGYPDGTIRPDGETTRGEAFELIDNLNEAKDKPDQEKPPADISDSTGNNTGGNSSGSPASHPKAQVVFDLPAAAHTDTSITIAPDLKYAKTLTWSLAKETATGELQPIDLGKAVDGSLGKEGGTIVFKESGSYTLTATAVNYGGRETSCSKSITVYPVINAGFELPEYTHTDRTVTIKATASGLGSLDIVWSVVKDGEAVAWDTVIDGRLSNDGGTIAFKEKGSYDIAATITDATGRIFAHCEAVAVYPVAGVAFELPETAHTDTTIDLVTTLTEMDGLTANWSLTLNGEAVSIREYVEGELSNSGGTVRFKEKGVYALIARVTDKTGRVFETTATTTVYPVGSVGFYLPEITHTDTFVAVEANFQNIDTAMAVWTLTKDGKPVALSEAIQGELTNDGGSIRFISKGEYVLKASFTDGAGRTYSYTSAVTVYPVPSFSFSLPATAHTDTAIPVTTTAEEMDALTVEWMVDNTYGFQDWSTYVDGKLNNNGGTIRFKHAGVYELVARVADATGRVFLFEYENKTEVHPVLDIRFELSEATYTDRTIDLRTIGNIGVLPIEWVVTKDGKAVKLAEYVEGSLNAQGGKIRFTEEGEYVLTASMTDALGRTFSYSSAVSVHPIPEIQLTLPQVSYAGEAVSVAISGNYLDNLNTAWSISANGGDAAPYTDYASGSLSGEGGTITFVEKGSYTLTVTMTDALGRAFSDSSAITIYPIPEMLITLPPLSYGGEDIPVAVSGRDLDGLNITWSISVNGGAALPYTDYASGTLSNSGGEISISTDKTIAVKIIAVATDKNNRSFTFMSDTVAVKPIAQCSFTLPSSVHAGTAFQVSMRNVSGLEGKSIVWSLSKDGNAASFTGSLTNSGGSIVINTTGTYTLTASVTDDAGRVFTHSESIAVTNAAPNAPTASATVTRTVKDHKFLVNFTVSASDPDGDAVTYEYTGHSADGYYAVGSHTVKVRAKDAYGAYSEWTDINFTVANSAPSTPVITRTPNGNSVPPGTPVTITASSTDPDGDAITYVWEGRPAQTSTYPLGKNTVRVKAVDAAGAESPWTAIVFFVADSTNGGGMTLTGPESVILENGIEGATITEYTFTVPPVSGHSGSDYGRVRGYNKNTRQWDQLDYQTTTNGITFSRTLASGIYSNLEFYYYTNHNCMYNKSNITYSVKYYFE